The Porites lutea chromosome 7, jaPorLute2.1, whole genome shotgun sequence genome includes the window AACTAGTGAAATTCTTACCCCTTTGATAAACCTAAAGCCTGAAAAGGGTACCATGAACTTGCGGCACGAGCGATCCTGTAATTAGCCATCATAAAGAGtagcccctcccccccaccccccttctcAGGGAATGCAACAGGTCGTCAGAACTCTATGGACTGCTGTAGTGACACTGTGCCTTTTTCCCTTGGAGTGCTGACCATCTCGTGGCTAAGATATCCCTGTCTTTAATGACTTTCTCAATTTGCTGGCGATGATGGTCTCATCCTAACGACAACCTAGTCCGGCCGCCGTAGGCTTTTATAGACTGGGCTAGCATAATTTGAGAAAACTAGcatcttttttttcccattttttaaagCGTAGCACTGCTGGCATGATTCTCATATTTTGATAATTATCGGAACATTCTTGGGTTTTGAGCAAGTTGATTCCCAAATCCTAATTATACGCTGACGTTGTTTGATGTTTTAGTGGTATTTGCAGTTCACTAAGCATGGGAATGGGGCCTCGGGCCAGGGTGTACGGGAACCGGAAGTCCCTTAGCAAACCCTGTCGGTCGGTGTTTTTTCTAGTTAAAAGAAGTTCGAAACATGAACAATAAACGGacaccaaaaaatatatatattgtagCTAACAAGAATAAACGGCTTCtgattaaagaaaatatatttttggactTATTTCTCATGGTTTTTGAACagcacatttaaaaaaaaaaaaagaaccataATTTTAGCataatttggccaaaaaaagaGCAATGCTACtggcataatatgctacttttACTAGCACAATCTATAAAAGCCTAGTGGCTACGACCGACGCTTGGTCCTTTCCACCATTTTTAATCACGTTCATTCtctgaccaagaaacgacgggctctggggacgagaatgaatCATGGGGTGCTTCCATTATACCGGACCGACCGGTGAGAGACCACTCGGACTAACCAAGCGTCCGAACCAAAAGTCCGACCGAATTGATTCTTGGGTAATGTGTGACTTCCCATGTTTGTCTTTGGACTTCATGTAGCTTGTAATAAGTAAACGGACGTGTTTGTCTTCCCATCTTTCCGGGGCTTTGGTCGAACTAATGGAGGTTGTTGCAATGAGCTGTGGATTTTATTCGCAATGACTGTCAAAGCCGTAAGGGCTAGGGTCACATCCTTCGAAGAGAAAAACctcgaggggggggggggactcccatttgaaaggggcggggatgctccgtcgtctcgcttagcGGAGTAAATgtcagattttggtctcgcttagggtgttccggggtaaaacaccattatatttagccgcaaaggtctcttttagggttgcactcgaagaaatattgaaaattacatattttcaatttgttttatttactcgattcacGTAATTAATTTTCCTGACGAGCCCCCCCTTTTTTATATAggaatccccccccccccacctacCCTCCGGGAGAAAAACGCGGGAAAACATCGTCAACATTCGGAGAAGCTAGTATTAAATATATATGTCTTTAAAAACTTACGAAAACGGAGCCGACGaaaaccagaagaaaaaaagacaaatgaaGATGCCCTGCTGTATCTGAGCCTTTTGTGCAACTGTGCATCAGGAGAAAGTTTCATTCTGTGTCTGAAgcttaggcctggttcagacgctgtacttttcatgtgccgaacctaactgaataagttcgactttggagggacactggcgcgacatctgattcagacggcgcacCGTGTGTCGAACCTGAGTTAAGTTCGaaagactctgtcgaacttaacgcttttgcccgcggcaccaaactaaaactgccggaccaaattgattcagatgccgctcttttgccgtacttaattcatcagttaggttccgCACacgagtggagcggcgtctgaaccgggccgtAACTGCACTCGTAAACACTTACATCTCAaccgtccgccattttgactGTGGTGACGAGCTAGAGCGGGACTGGAAacgaaaatttctgaaaatggAACGGCAATTTTCGGTCGGACCGGACCGACCGAAAGAGGACCACCTCTCGAGGTGGACCACTTTgaccggaaaatttccaccTTGGCGGAACCGTTCCATTTTAATACGGTTACCGTTTGGAACGAAATTTCCCCAAAATTTTGGCATAATGGCAGTACCCATGTTCTTATACTCTCTCCTGTGTCGCTAGCGCATGCGCACTTCTCAATTTTGCAAACCACGTCAAGTAAGAGCACTCAAAAGCAAGTGTTTCACCTCACatgtgcaaatttttttttttgggatcACTTTCTTGGGAACCAGGCTGAAATCAGCAACCAAGCCTCCTGATGGGTTGGACGGCCTCCGCCCAGATCCCCTGACGGTTAGAAGTGTGAAAGCAGGGGTATAGGTacggaatttttttaaactttcgcggGAAAGTTATCtattaactttttggttttttacGCGGGAAAGAAATTAAATTATCTGATCGAATGTCGCTGTGTGTGTACACGAACGTCCTGCCTTTGCGTTACTCTTTCTTCTTcgaattaaaatttttcattctgACAGCAGTCGCTACCGAAATGAATCCAAAGGAAATTTCCAACCTCGGGAATACTTGCTTTTTGAATAGCGTCCTTCAAGGTCTCCTGTCAGTAACATGTTTTGTAGAAGGACTCGCTGGCGTGAAGCACAATCGCAAGAAGTGCACCTCATCGAGAACAGGTATTGAAAACCTTCATTGTCGTTTAACTCGTAAAAGAACAATAAACATTGAGGCGGCCAGCCAATTGTTGAATTAGGCATATATTCGACAGCATTGTAATCCacttataggtttaaatagctTACCGTACGAACACAATTTGCATAAGAGGCCGACCATTCAACTcttgaggaggggggggggggggggtgggtcattttgaaaaaacattCCTGCAAGCGccttgtcggaagaaaaaatttgcttgcagcacaaatgtaatagaaagcttatggaatcgaaaagggaaaaaatatcctgctCAGCAGATTgcttgctagaaaaaaaaaattctttatgaccagaaatcacccacccctcccctcaagagttaaatggtcggcccctgaCCTCATGCTAAAATACTTCATTTGAAAACTTAAACCTCGCACAACCACCACCtaattattatatatatttatttataataagcCTTATAGTAATTAAGCTTATAATAAAGCTGgaaacaagaaatgaaaaaggaagaaagtaaaaagaaaacattgcaAAATTTTTTCGGGCCACAAAATGAACAAGTAGTAAAAGTggagttattattatttgataCGCTTAATTCACCAGTCCTTTTGAATCATTGAACTGTGTTAttgctttgttttgaaaataataaaaggtTTTCATTAGAGCACAAGTGAAACTCAACATATATTATTAGTCATGTTCCTGGCCGGGTATTGAGGCTTTTCTACCATAATCCACAAATTGTTCTAGGTCGGTTGTGCTTGCTGTGTAGCACTCTCAATTTTCTGAACTTGTATGGGACTGTGCCTGGAATAGTTCGCCCAGCAACATTGGTTTCCTGTCTACCACAAGTTAGTAGCCTAATTCAAAAGGGCCAGCAACAGTGTGCAGCAGAGTTCTTTCAAGAATTTTGCAGGGTACTTGGACACACTGCAAACCAGTACAAGAGTCAAAATTTAATTCCTGCCAACTGCAACCTTGCCTTTCTGCGATCCTTTTTCTTTGAGCTGAGGAGTGAAGTAATGTGTTCATCATGTAGCAGTGTCACTTTTACCACTACAATGGAAACTATTCTCCCACTACATATCACAAAGGTATGAATTAATGTtctgaataatattttttttcatattacaCCTCTGAAGGCAGTCCCAAAAACAAATACCTAagtacacaaaaaaaattagtaccAGGCAGACCACAATAAAAGTCATTGATCCTGATTTTGctaattcaacaaaatttaataattattgaaatttaaaaaattgaatgttgAATGTTGACACAAACCTGGCAACAGGAAAATGCAACTTAGGAACCCCATTTAAATACCATGTGATTCTTTTTGATGCTAGAGCAGTGGTTGATCCAAAGGATAGTAACTAAATCTAACCTTCACCTTCCAATATTAGACCCTGAGTGTGTGGAAACCTGCTTTTCAATTCAATTTACACACTGCATTCCAATTCTCTCCCCCcttccatccctgacattttatcaccctccccccacccccccccccccccagcctcAAGAGGTTCTGTGATACACATATTTCTACTAGATATATTATTAATTCTGGCGAGATACATTTTGCAGGTAAGATGATTCAATGGGCCAAAAGTATATGTCTAATTACCGGTGGCTATTATTCCCTCTTTTCCTgtcctaattttttttctttctatattcAATTGAAAGGGTTGTACTGTACAGAGCTTCTTGAAGGATTATTCCCACCCAGTGGAACTGGAATCATCTTATTATTGTAGCAGGTAACAAAAGTGGAATAATGTTCAACTCAAACACAAACCAACATACACAAgcaaaaaaacataaacaagcaaattgttatgtttattaaaaaaaaggatttattcCAAAATGTAAAAGTAAGTCAACCTGGCCTTAGGTAATCTGTTTGTCCTCTGGTAAATGTTGAATTATTTCTGTTCTCTTTTTATCCCATCAGTTGCTCAAAAAGTACTCATGCATGGAAGAGGTTGCTCACATGCCAATCCCCTCTGTCATTGTGCATTCAGATTGTAAGATTTCAAAATGATGGTAAAAAGCTCAGCAACTTGATAGAGTACAaggagaaagttttttttctggaaCACCATAACTCTGCAGACAAAGGAACCACAGCAACTGATGTCTCATATCAACTGAAAGCTGTCGTTGTCCATGAAGGCACCAAGATTTCCTCTGGTCATTACATTTGTTACTTCAAAAGAGGAGACGAGTGGTATTATTCAAGTGATGCCACTATCCGCCAGTCTTCAGCTCTGGAAGCCACAAGCCAAGAAGCATACCTTCTTTTCTATGAGAAAGATGCCGTTGAAGACGTGCAAGAGGTTAGACACGTTTCCGCAATGTCGAGCAATttgaaggttaaaaaaaattgtcaacccCAAGAGCCCCTTAAGACCCAAAAAGGAAAGATGTTTCCTATCAAGTCTTCTATCCCCCCTGGTTACTACACATCAAAAGCTGGAAAACCTGGAATTTTCAAGACTGCTACTGGAAGTGTATCCTGGAAATATTCCACTTTGGACACAGCATCTATCAGAAAGGCAGAAGGGATTGCCATGGCTGGGGTTGAAATTGTAGGGCATCCTAGAGTTAAAGCATGGGAGCCAACTGATGTTGAAAAGCTCCTTCCACCTAAACACAAGATCAGTGAAGGAAAACTTTCCAATTTTGTAATGGACTATCTTTTTTTGCTGATAGAAAATCAGTCTCGAGCCAGTAAAGACAATGTTTCTACTGTCAACTCTGATGTCTACAACAACATGACACATTTCTCAATGAATACCTTTTTGAAGCGTAAATATGACTTACTGTATCAGAATGTTCTAACATCAGACATAATCCTGTGCCCTGCACTGCATGGGGATCATTGGTGCCTTGTTGTCATTGAGATGAAACAGAAGAGAATGGTTTACCTTGACTCTTTGTATAATGGTGTTGGTGCCTTAACTGCATTCACAAGGTTCACTAATTTTTTAGTGTGTGTTTGTGAGCCAAAGCAAAGTAATTGATTGGAAAGAATGGCAGTATTATGTAATTCCATCTACTGAAATTGAACAACAATCCAATTCAGTTGACTGTGGTGTCTTTGTTGTGAAATGGGCACAACATATTGCAGAGGGACGGCCACTGGACTTTTCACAGAAGCAAATTAATGACTTCAGATATTCCTTGATCTTGGATATCGCCAATGGTGGCCCCCTTTGCAACATGTCCACAGAACCAGATCATCATTTTGTGGAATGTTATGGTCTGTCCAAAGACAGTGTAATAGACACCAATTCCTCTTGCACAAGTCTGAAAGGAAAGGCACAAAAGACACATTACCCATCAGATTCAGATTCTGACTTTGAAAGTCCTAAAAAACGACCCACAAAAGATCCTGAGTCAAATTCCCATATTACACCCTGTAATACAACAGCAAGCCACATAGATGACCACACATATGCCAAAGATGCAGATCAAGCTGATTCTAGTAGAGGCCATCAGATTCCACAGTCTGTTCAAAAAGTATTGCCAACTGGTTATCAATACAACTGCCATGAATTCAGAGAAATTCCATCACAAAACGTTACAGGTGCACCTCAAGAAAACTTCTATGTAAAATTGTCTGTGAGTAACATCACAACCAAGGAAGATGTTGACCAGTGGCTGCAGCAATTTACAACATCTTCAAATATTAAATACAATGCACAGGGTGGTTACAAGTGAAAGGGGGTAAAAGTCATTTATGCATGATGGTACATTTGTCAGTGTAAACGcaagaaattaacaaaaaagcaAGTGGCAGCAAAAGAGGCTGccctgaaaagaaaagaaaagaggcaCAGGACACAcaaagacaacagtgacaaggaaGGATGCAAGTTGCACTTGCTATCAAaagcaagggaaaagaaaacagattgTGAGAGCAAAATGTCCATTagaattaacagaaaaaaaagtaccGGTATGCCATTTCTGTGTGAAATAGAGCTTTGGTGGAACCACAATCACAGTGTGGATTGCTTTCATTTAACTTCATTTTGCCCTATTTTGCCAGCAaccaaagaaacattttttgcttattttgaaGAGGGTATGAGTGCCTCAGAAGCATTTCATCATCATGAAACCCTGTTGATGAAGGATCCAGTAACTCTCATGCTACTGGCTGATCGGAGAATGTGCCCTTCTCTGAGAGACGTGAACAATTTACATGACAAATGGCTGGTTGAAAAGAAGGGTCCATCAAATGGATCTGCAATGTTTGATCGCCTGGAAGAAATTGTTGATGACTACAACAAGAATAATGCAGATAAGGGAGGCAAGTGTTACTTGCAAAGGGTTAACGGAAATGGTGCAGACAAACAAGATCTCATCTTATCCATATGCACCCCTTTGATGTCACGTGTACATGAAACTAGGCAAGGCTGGTGAGATGGCCTTTATGGACTCATCAGGGAGCCTTGATCGATACAACAACCCTGTCTTCTTTATGTGCACTCATCATCCGTGTGGAGCATTACCTCTTGGAGTCTGGGTAACATCAAGCCAATCACAGCCATGTCTTGAAAACTGTCtggaaaaattgaaattcaTTCTGCCAAGTCATGCTTTCGGTGGTAAAGGTCCCCAAAAAGGACCTGACATTTTCATGACAGATGATGACACAAGCCAGAGACAAGCTCTTAGAGTCCACTGGCAACAGGCAACACTCCTGCTgtgcatttttcactttttgcaaGCAACATGGAGATGGCTACTGGACTCCAAACACTCCATTTTAAAGGATGACAGACAACACTTGATGTCCATAATGCAGGACGTTGTGTTTGCCAAAACCCAACGAGAATTTGAAGAGATTGTGCAGCTTTTTCCATCAGACACTGTATTACAGAAATATTCCCTATACAAAGAATATTTAAACAAGGCCATAGATAGAAGGAAGGAATGGGCACTTTCTTACAGAGGAAGTCTGAGAACACAAGGCAATAATACAGACAACTACACAGAGTCTAtgatctttgtttttaaatgtgtAGTTTTAAGAAGAATGAGAGCTTACAACCTTATTGAGTTATTTAAATTTATCACAGAAGACTTAGAAATGTACTTTCAACGAAAACTTCTTTCCTTGGCTTTTGGTAAACCACAAAATCTACACCTTGCATCACGTTGTTTTGGGAGATCAGCTAGCTCTGTTAGTCAAAGCACAATAACCATAGATGAAAAAAATCCAAGCAAATTCCATGTGCCCAGCAGGGAGGACAATAACATCATATACACTGTTGACTGTACAATAGGAACCTGTACATGCCCACAGGGAACAAGTGGAAATGCCTGCCCCCATCAAGCAGCTGTGGCATTGAAATTTGGAATAAGCAACATAAACTTTGTTCCTCAAACAGCAAAGGAGAGATTCAACCTTGCTATTCTTGCTGTTGGGaataacaacaatttcagtGTCACTCAGTTTGTAAGCCTTcaccaaaaagaaattgaaagcaGTCCTCACTTCTACAAAGACCAAGACAAGGATCATGATGAACAGCAAGTAATATTACCTTCAATGCCTGCTGACTCACAAGAAAGTATTAGCACAGAAACCTATGACAACTGCATCACTTCACAAACAGATGCCAATTTGCCAGATGCTGAGTTATCAGTTGACCAAATAATTAAGCTTCACCAACAAGTCTCCCAAGATATTGAGTACAAGCTTAGAACAAGCGATACTAACTTCAGGCTCTGCTATTATAAATACCTGACTTTGTATCATTTCAAAGTGTAGGGGACAAGCACCAGTTGCTTCACTTGCTACTGCCTATGCACAGTTTGGAAAAGATAGGGGTGGAAATTATTTCCCAGTCTTGCATAACAACTCCAGAATTAAAGTACAACCAACAGCTATTTCTAGAAGGAAATCTGGCATAAAATCTACAAGTGCACAACCAAGTGGTCGTCGTCCCATGTTATCAAACAGTAGCAAAGATGCCAACATGAAAGTTAGAAAAACATTCAAcagtcaaaaaagaaagagaaatcttGCCCATAACATCAAGAAAAACCTACCTAATGCTGGTCCTAAAAGATAGGGCAATCTCTGAAAGAAGTTCTGAATCCACTGTGTTGAAGGAGGCAAAAAACATAGAAATGGCTTAGCATTAATACGGTCATGTGTAGAACTATTTTCCCTTGCAATTAACTTTGATCATTGAAACAATTACAATAATATCCGTAACGCAGATGAAGGACTCCATATAGGTTCATTGTAACTCGGCAACAATAAATTGTTATTCACAAGAGTGAAAAATCACTAATGTCATGTTGGATTACTGATGTCAGATCTGTTTTGAAGTGAGACCATATCAGGGATCAGGGAGCATGTTAGAGGTGCAAGCTCTTCCCCTTCCCCCCAGTGCCACTACTGGAaagttttgacatttttgagATTCTGACAACACCAAAAACACATTTATTTCTAACAGTTCGGAGATTGTATCAAATTGTTATCACCATTCGGTTAGTTTTCTGCACAAAAAATGTACATTTAACAGAATAAATTGTGTTTGCTTTATAACACAAATATTATAAGCActaaattttattgtaaatttcatatttaaaaaaatcctgaTGAAGTTGTTGGTGGGGGCTCTACTCTCCACCCAGCCCCATAGCTCCCTGGTCCCTGAGTATTCAACATAGAACTCTGGAAAAAGCTTAACCTTAGTAAGAGATACAAAAAGTGTGTTTGGCAAGCCATTTTAACTCCTGTCATTGGCAAGATGAGTCCCAGAGGCACATTTGTAGGTAGGCCTAAGTAAAAATAGTAGTTGCATttcctagggttagggttagggttatatatgctgtggttcaattttattcttggtttcaATTCTATTCCCCTTTGTTTTgaggtatggtaatgtatgataatgagttgtAAAAGAAAGGGACATAaatttttaaaccaaggatgacattgaaccacaacatatagatacatgcatacataatctttatttaaacacgatagcttttttttttttagggtggggggggggggataataATATGATGTAATTATATCTATTCAATATAACAAAGTtaatgatgttgttgttgttatagttTTTAATGCTCTtaaagcttgtggggtcgtgtttATCACCTCAAATTAAATTTCAACTCCAATCTATACAGATGCCGATAATTTTTCAACAGTGATTCAAATCAGCTTGTCTTAGTTTGTCAGGATCAAGGTTATACAATAGCAGAAAAAACAACTAAAGTCTAATTTCGTAGAACTCAGacgtttattattatattttaagcTTATCTCATGCTTAAAAGGGGTTGGACAACGCACATTGTAAATTTATCAAGCAAAAAGAGaagataataatattaaaacaaatattaaaacacTGACTGCGGCTTACCTTTCGGTATTAAATGTAAAAGTTTCCAGCTTTACTGCAATAAAACTTCGGCTGCCAGCTAAACTTGACATTGCATACAAATGGCTCAGAAAGGATTGGAAACTAAATGGGAAGGCTTGGTTACTATTCTAAGCTTAGTTTCCAAGCTCCCAAGGAAGTgatcccaaaaaaaatttttgctgTCGGACATGTTGAATAGGAGTGCGATTAAGGACGATGGCAGCAGATGCTTTTGATGCTCACCAAGAACAGGTAGGATGAATGGATGaagatttaaacaaaaaatgtttttattatcattataattttttaatttcctggggaaatgtgttttgttttgttttttagttggCGGATTTGCCATTTACCAATATTAATCAGTCGAACGAGCCGTATTATTTTGCCTTGTCACTTCGAGTGCATTTGATGCGTAAGTCCTTTGCTACACCAGCCTCCGATTTCATCTGCAACGAAAAAATAATCAAGGAAAAAACAGTTGAACAATTGGATGGACCATATCACTTGGTTTGGCCGGCATTTCCGGTCATTCACGAGGAAACATTCGACTTCGTGGCTGCCCGAGAAATGGGAATTGTCacggaggaggaggagaaacGCTTGAAAAGCAAGAGTATTCGAGGCAACTATTTTTATTTCAACGTCACGGCGATGTTACGTCTTCTCCCCATCGACGTGGGCATGTTGATtttgcaatttgtattgcaaaacaAGTCACTCTACGATGCCATAGTTAATTTTAAAGTCGTTCAGTTGTGTTCCAATTTTAGAAAATATAGGAATTTCAAGGGGTTTGAGGAAGTTTGGAA containing:
- the LOC140943529 gene encoding ubiquitin carboxyl-terminal hydrolase 36-like; the encoded protein is MNPKEISNLGNTCFLNSVLQGLLSVTCFVEGLAGVKHNRKKCTSSRTGRLCLLCSTLNFLNLYGTVPGIVRPATLVSCLPQVSSLIQKGQQQCAAEFFQEFCRVLGHTANQYKSQNLIPANCNLAFLRSFFFELRSEVMCSSCSSVTFTTTMETILPLHITKGCTVQSFLKDYSHPVELESSYYCSSCSKSTHAWKRLLTCQSPLSLCIQIVRFQNDGKKLSNLIEYKEKVFFLEHHNSADKGTTATDVSYQLKAVVVHEGTKISSGHYICYFKRGDEWYYSSDATIRQSSALEATSQEAYLLFYEKDAVEDVQEVRHVSAMSSNLKVKKNCQPQEPLKTQKGKMFPIKSSIPPGYYTSKAGKPGIFKTATGSVSWKYSTLDTASIRKAEGIAMAGVEIVGHPRVKAWEPTDVEKLLPPKHKISEGKLSNFT
- the LOC140943881 gene encoding uncharacterized protein, whose amino-acid sequence is MAADAFDAHQEQLADLPFTNINQSNEPYYFALSLRVHLMRKSFATPASDFICNEKIIKEKTVEQLDGPYHLVWPAFPVIHEETFDFVAAREMGIVTEEEEKRLKSKSIRGNYFYFNVTAMLRLLPIDVGMLILQFVLQNKSLYDAIVNFKVVQLCSNFRKYRNFKGFEEVWNSFLKLRENRQMLYHVVIYSTPSWEMYHYRDDKKLFKKVEEEMESRLKEEETGHSIYCVVAYSLVNWMTVGREEVQWEKREGCVYWKRLFKDEFDEPEEDEDSMGSDWRESEEEEESTEGSTTSSEHESEGSIKSAKDEEEEEEEEEDRSTEFTEEKTVAS